One genomic segment of Plasmodium cynomolgi strain B DNA, chromosome 14, whole genome shotgun sequence includes these proteins:
- a CDS encoding ubiquitin-conjugating enzyme domain containing protein (putative), with product MSLIFLYMRNIFYLQDEYSKENIENEEAYFLLNNDRESFLRKVNECVHTSNEKLHHQVDNYMFNFDAEVASREISDMMEQVKDDPLCSRKAEAFIHWLINDYAGGPSGEKPSGEKPSEEKPSEEIPSEDPASDEILSEDPPSEEILSEDPASDEIPSEDPPSDEIPSEDSPRDGAAEEGAPPNEVTPTNEVAPPNEVTPPNEVSPHHDNDKRENEHDDTTSVDATAV from the coding sequence ATGTCGTTAATATTTCTGTACatgagaaatattttttatttgcaagaTGAATATAGTAAAGAGAATATCGAAAATGAGGAGGCTTACTTTTTACTGAACAATGACCGCGAGTCGTTTCTTCGGAAGGTTAACGAGTGTGTGCATACATCGAATGAGAAGCTGCATCACCAGGTAGACAATTACATGTTCAATTTTGATGCTGAGGTGGCTAGCCGGGAAATCTCCGATATGATGGAGCAGGTGAAGGACGACCCCCTGTGCAGCAGGAAAGCAGAGGCGTTCATACACTGGCTCATCAACGACTACGCGGGGGGGCCCAGTGGGGAAAAGCCCAGTGGGGAGAAGCCCAGTGAGGAGAAGCCTAGTGAAGAGATACCCAGTGAGGACCCGGCCAGTGACGAGATACTTAGTGAGGACCCGCCCAGTGAGGAGATACTCAGTGAGGACCCGGCCAGTGACGAGATACCCAGTGAGGACCCCCCCAGTGACGAGATACCCAGTGAGGACTCGCCCCGCGACGGCGCGGCAGAGGAGGGGGCCCCCCCGAATGAAGTGACCCCCACGAATGAAGTGGCCCCCCCGAATGAAGTGACCCCCCCGAATGAAGTATCCCCCCACCATGACAACGACAAGCGCGAAAACGAACATGACGACACAACATCCGTGGATGCTACCGCCGTTTAG
- a CDS encoding vacuolar sorting protein SNF7 (putative) codes for MSNAKILLKRKKLYEQEIENILNNRLTLEDNMINLENMHLHKIAVNALSYAASTHKKLNSEINTKKVEKIIDTIQENKDIQEEINQALTFNLLNNVDDDEIDKELDLLKEQTMEEKLTSKVNKIPEVPRDSYPLHVKASEQLIDKTTEESDDEELKELIGEMT; via the exons ATGAGCAAtgccaaaattttattaaagaggaaaaaattgtacgaaCAGGAAATagaaaacattttaaataatcgGCTAACCCTGGAAGACAACATGATCAATTTGGAGAACATGCATTTACACAAAATCGCAGTTAACGCCTTGTCTTATGCAGCCAGCACGCACAAAAAGCTGAACAGTGAAAT aaataCGAAGAAGGTGGAGAAAATTATCGACACGATTCAAGAAAATAAGGACATCCAGGAGGAGATAAACCAGGCCCTCACCTTCAATCTGCTAAATAATGTGGACGAT GACGAAATCGACAAGGAGCTTGACCTACTGAAGGAACAAACCATGGAGGAAAAACTCA CATCCAAAGTTAACAAAATACCGGAGGTCCCCCGAG ATAGTTACCCTTTGCATGTGAAGGCTAGCGAACAGCTAATCGATAAGACCACCGAGGAG TCGGACGACGAAGAATTGAAGGAGCTAATAGGAGAAATGACATGA
- a CDS encoding hypothetical protein (putative) produces MGRKKFDDNYISKDHINELLNSPNIIYENPDFWDNSIFNAKPSRTDRLLYRIEYMRDGTAIYYKRTLGDFKKFFCCF; encoded by the exons ATGGGACGCAAGAAATTTGACGACAACTACATATCGAAGGACCACATCAATGAGTTGTTAAATTCGCCAaacataatttatgaaaaTCCGGACTTTTGGGACAACTCTATCTTCAACGCGAAACCGTCTCGTACGGACAGGCTTCTGTATCGAATAGAATACATGCGG GACGGGACAGCCATATACTACAAGCGGACGCTGGGGGACTTCAAGAAGTTCTTCTGTTGCTTCTAA
- a CDS encoding translation initiation factor SUI1 (putative), with amino-acid sequence MNLAIQNLGINDPFTNENIVDKGNGKPNTTNLIHIRNQQRNGRKSVTTVQGLGKTYDLKKMVRALKKYIHICLYNTLYA; translated from the exons ATGAACCTCGCAATACAGAATCTTGGTATTAATGACCCCTTCACAAATGAAAACATTGTTGATAAGGGGAATGGTAAACCCAACACGACGAATTTAATAC ATATCAGAAATCAACAAAGAAATGGTAGAAAGAGCGTTACGACAGTGCAAGGATTAGGAAAAACGTatgatttgaaaaaaatggtccgagccttaaaaaag TATATTCACATATGCCTGTACAATACTCTGTACGCCTAG
- a CDS encoding hypothetical protein (putative), whose translation MGSLKVDTILLDWIRAEWMAVQGALNERIILAPIFQGAKNANSPVNVCDQFGATGSSGLEPPAENSCSSLFLPTITPDGQYVMSGWTDSGIHIWNENGNYVTTLYGHEGPPYNVTFNPKCAILASSCLNVALWQPSI comes from the exons ATGGGTTCGCTGAAGGTTGATACGATCCTACTGGATTGGATCCGAGCCGAATGGATGGCAGTCCAAGGAGCCCTAAACGAACGCATAATCCTGGCTCCAATTTTCCAAGGtgcgaaaaatgcaaatagtCC TGTGAATGTGTGTGACCAATTCGGCGCCACTGGCAGCAGTGGTTTGGAGCCGCCCGCGGAAAATTCGTGCAGCAGTTTGTTCCTCCCGACTATAACGCCCGACGGGCAGTACGTCATGAGCG GCTGGACAGACAGCGGAATTCACATTTGGAATGAAAATGGAAACTACGTGACGACTCTGTATGGCCACGAGG GCCCCCCTTATAATGTGACTTTCAACCCCAAGTGTGCCATCTTGGCCTCAA GCTGCTTGAACGTTGCGCTGTGGCAGCCAAGCATCTGA
- a CDS encoding hypothetical protein (putative), producing the protein MKEPTSHQDVRHSYVDDKVPFLKNEESTNRLNIKDQVEKYERKKKNIKKEMYKFMSGIKKGRKQSHHVNYNFGVLCRTAPLYVNISSLSTQGGGTINGNPRELQKGGSTPKERNYKKKISPCRDYENEGDFKKHNFLWNRDGYHERGYQNCVQAFLKSTDFHCSSIFGEYMHGRGVPAWGMYQSEGSSLLGGKKLYREMHQNGWKGGLGPRWGDPDGEFSTCGGNLSGITSPRKSMKIDLQGWTLQGKNRRGHQRGSSNCSSESTKIIDQFVKSIEGNQSGEKEKRESMDREKEKKESVDREKVNFGEVPPGSNPLHGMTIPNLSIPDEYTITTRKSKTHAADQDAATVLLEYKQMVKDNKKMLNLLQRVMHQVEVTNRSSEVNKKIEKGMSTYLRKVERMVSKYREALKCDDFNRARRLHRHFKANEMVMLRCVLNYVIDLMRHVKYECKDLRQEIEREICELDALDKTT; encoded by the exons atgaaggagccGACTTCGCACCAGGATGTTCGCCACAGTTACGTAGATGATAAAGTCCCGTtcctaaaaaatgaagaaagtaCAAACAGATTGAACATAAAAGACCAAGTGGAAAAATacgagaggaagaaaaaaaacataaaaaaagaaatgtataaatttatgagtggcataaaaaaaggacgtaAACAAAGTCATCACGTGAATTATAACTTTGGGGTTCTATGCAGGACGGCTCCACTTTATGTGAATATCTCCTCACTGAGCACTCAAGGTGGAGGTACCATAAATGGAAATCCACGCGAactccaaaaagggggtagcACTCCCAAGGAGAGGAactataaaaagaaaatatccCCTTGCAGGGATTACGAAAATGAGGGAGATTTTAAGAAGCATAACTTTTTATGGAATCGAGATGGGTACCACGAAAGGGGATATCAGAATTGTGTGCAGGCATTTCTCAAAAGTACGGACTTCCAttgttcctccatttttggtGAGTACATGCACGGACGAGGTGTACCCGCTTGGGGAATGTACCAGTCAGAAGGGTCTTCACttttggggggaaagaagTTGTATCGGGAGATGCACCAAAATGGTTGGAAGGGTGGACTGGGTCCACGTTGGGGGGATCCAGATGGGGAATTCTCCACCTGTGGGGGGAACCTCTCTGGGATCACTTCCCCACGGAAGAGCATGAAGATTGATCTGCAAGGGTGGACTCTACAGGGGAAGAATCGAAGAGGTCACCAGAGAGGTAGCAGCAACTGCTCGAGTGAGTCCACAAAAATCATAGACCAGTTTGTGAAAAGCATCGAAGGGAATCAGTcaggggaaaaggaaaaaagagaaagcatggacagggaaaaggaaaaaaaagaaagcgtgGACAGGGAAAAGGTAAATTTTGGCGAGGTCCCCCCAGGGAGTAACCCCTTACACGGAATGACCATCCCCAATTTGAGCATCCCTGACGAGTATACAATTACAACGAGGAAGAGTAAAACCCACGCCGCTGATCAGGACGCCGCAACGGTGCTGTTAGAATACAAACAGATGGTGAaggacaataaaaaaatgttgaactTGCTGCAAAGAGTCATGCACCAGGTTGAAGTGACAAACAGGAGTAGcgaagtaaataaaaaaattgaaaaaggtATGAGTACGTACTTGAGGAAAGTCGAAAGGATGGTGAGCAAATATAGGGAAGCGCTAAAATGTGATGATTTTAATAGGGCTAGAAGACTGCATCGCCACTTTAAGGCCAACGAAATGGTGATGCTAAGATGTGTGTTGAACTATGTCATCGATCTTATGCGTCACGTGAAGTACGAGTGCAAGGACCTTCGGCAGGAAATCGAGCGAGAAATTTGCGAG CTAGACGCATTGGACAAAACGACATAA
- a CDS encoding hypothetical protein (putative) has translation MVASTNLSIELEPYQSVLKRKYIPYLLFLFHIFAFVSVVFLLDHLCERRNKRSMKTDLLLCLITSVNVGLALYVLLLYFNVCL, from the coding sequence ATGGTTGCTTCTACCAACTTAAGCATCGAGTTAGAACCATACCAATCGGTcctaaaaagaaaatacattCCATACCTACTGTTCCTATTTCATATATTTGCATTTGTGAGCGTCGTTTTTTTACTCGACCATTTATGTGAACGGAGGAACAAGAGAAGCATGAAGACTGACCTTCTGCTATGCCTAATAACGTCAGTCAATGTAGGGTTGGCCTTATATGttcttttactttattttaatgtGTGTTTG